The Mesomycoplasma flocculare ATCC 27399 genome includes a window with the following:
- a CDS encoding site-specific DNA-methyltransferase produces the protein MYIDPPYNTQASFNEGNQIANDKENILPSKFIYRDKYSRNGWLNLLNERLNLAKKLLKEDGIIFVSIDDNQQAYLKVLMDEIFGEENFVANLVWQKKNEGSGANSRFLKILTEYILVYSANIQKLNTNIYVQNVDDGAYKYSDEFIEQRGKYKLKQLDCASLKWSENMDYPINHNGTIYYAGGSYEKWKLRHQGKRAFTDWTWRWSRDKLSWGIDNKFIVFKNGKVYSKQYQFVDNNNQKLEREAKFSNLISSTHGSNGTDEQKDIFNTKVFDHPKPTELIQFVINLHPNKNAKILDFFAGSGTTGHAVWNLNRQDGGNRIFTLVTNNQNNIATNITYERLFRISNGKGSQNQEFDWAKGNKPYLQNLKVFDISYYNTQIFNSENGLNDLVNLLLKLFKDFDIKVDLNHIDTKNTRYIEILNHLLALKPQEKDL, from the coding sequence ATTTATATTGATCCACCTTATAATACTCAGGCTAGTTTTAATGAAGGTAATCAGATTGCAAATGATAAAGAAAATATTTTACCTTCAAAATTTATTTACCGAGATAAATATTCACGAAATGGCTGACTAAATTTATTAAATGAAAGACTAAATTTAGCCAAAAAACTTTTAAAAGAAGATGGAATAATTTTTGTCTCAATCGATGATAATCAGCAAGCTTATCTAAAAGTTTTAATGGATGAAATTTTTGGCGAAGAAAATTTTGTTGCTAATTTGGTTTGGCAAAAGAAAAATGAAGGATCAGGCGCCAATTCTAGGTTCTTAAAAATTTTAACTGAATATATATTAGTCTATTCTGCAAATATTCAAAAACTTAACACAAATATTTATGTTCAGAACGTTGATGATGGTGCGTACAAATATTCGGATGAATTTATTGAACAAAGAGGTAAATATAAATTAAAACAGCTTGACTGCGCTAGTCTAAAATGATCTGAAAATATGGATTACCCAATTAATCATAACGGCACAATTTACTATGCAGGCGGGAGTTACGAAAAATGAAAATTAAGGCACCAAGGTAAACGTGCATTTACTGATTGAACATGAAGATGAAGTCGGGACAAATTAAGTTGAGGAATAGATAATAAATTTATTGTTTTTAAAAATGGAAAAGTTTATTCAAAACAGTATCAATTTGTCGATAATAATAATCAAAAATTAGAACGTGAGGCAAAATTTTCTAATTTAATTTCATCAACACACGGTTCTAATGGCACAGATGAACAAAAAGATATTTTTAATACAAAGGTGTTTGACCACCCAAAACCTACTGAATTAATTCAGTTTGTAATTAATCTCCATCCCAATAAAAACGCAAAAATTCTTGATTTTTTCGCTGGAAGTGGAACGACCGGTCATGCAGTTTGGAATTTAAACCGTCAAGATGGTGGAAACAGAATTTTTACTTTAGTTACAAACAATCAAAATAATATCGCAACTAACATAACCTATGAACGGCTTTTTAGAATTTCAAATGGAAAAGGATCACAAAATCAAGAATTTGACTGAGCCAAGGGCAACAAACCTTATTTGCAAAACCTGAAAGTCTTTGACATTTCTTATTATAATACTCAAATTTTTAACTCAGAAAACGGGCTTAATGATTTGGTTAATTTACTTTTAAAACTTTTTAAAGATTTTGATATTAAAGTTGACTTAAATCATATAGATACTAAAAATACCAGGTATATTGAAATTTTAAATCATCTTTTAGCACTAAAACCACAAGAAAAGGATTTATAA
- a CDS encoding DEAD/DEAH box helicase family protein, producing the protein MELTQSQRKAVEQLVEKTTLYLTSSEEIEPKLENDKNQTNPAKLKNAIYFKAPTGSGKTFMILNYIDKLIEWNKAKVGKELVFVIVTLSSAELPKQMEESFNEYKIFIKNTNLNIERIESPSNLKRTAKVDKNYEFFAKPDSVFIMGGASFKSNSILREQGSIEAFLSEIKRKGQILIYIRDEAHIGSDIKINLKDKTFEEKMQLNASFILKMTATPKTDLPLVHLSEKDLSQDDIQLLKTQKHYNFDLETGNNYDDEEILEIACKKFNEIKKQYNDNIKEPGLVGINPAMLIQIDNSSEKDAQKAQKFDENIKKIIKILEKHDLSWVKYFDQNKKESNLRQKSNFTLRDISRNMSSVDVIIFKIGPATGWNIPRACMLVQLRNISSSNLSIQTIGRIKRNPCPTYNLRHNSIAHEYFIYSNVDPEEKNVLKLFLKKEYKNDILISGQIELPGMPVETRSKIINYKQYENNFEYKFNKDTKREEIKKTFKKCLEEYEDDYNANKFISIDTEEYGSARLIKSKISNIIELELAIIRLKNNLKKYFTSKIEDFFAQMKQDFLLDKKTNKQILDLIILLRYGRELAKIYKKTIKDQVENAQYKLIFEECLPNEIEFNSPENDKSVKTNDSSFSYEKIDDKTSEDNLPLDSKAEQFFAKKLIKISKAKQNIRFWAKNPVNTKLGFQYIKGNEIAKSHPDFLVSKDGNYFYFEIKNYKDFDPEKTQLLISGYNQYFKENQINQKNLTLAVCWVDVDNGDLYFAGSSNLEQIRDKIDFNKKTNNDINDISNKEFEKKRKLIPSMSLTEIIN; encoded by the coding sequence ATGGAATTAACGCAATCTCAACGTAAAGCGGTTGAACAATTAGTTGAAAAAACAACTTTATATCTGACTAGTAGTGAAGAAATTGAGCCAAAATTAGAAAATGATAAAAACCAAACAAATCCAGCAAAACTAAAAAATGCAATTTATTTTAAAGCGCCGACAGGATCGGGTAAAACTTTCATGATTCTAAACTATATTGATAAATTAATTGAATGAAATAAAGCCAAAGTTGGTAAAGAATTAGTTTTTGTAATTGTAACATTATCAAGTGCTGAATTACCCAAGCAAATGGAAGAAAGTTTTAATGAATATAAAATTTTTATAAAAAATACAAATTTGAATATAGAGAGAATTGAAAGTCCTTCAAATTTGAAAAGAACGGCAAAAGTTGATAAAAACTATGAATTTTTTGCCAAACCTGATTCAGTTTTTATTATGGGTGGCGCATCTTTTAAATCAAATTCTATTTTACGTGAACAAGGATCAATTGAAGCATTTTTGTCTGAAATTAAACGAAAAGGGCAAATTCTTATTTATATAAGAGATGAAGCTCATATTGGTTCTGATATTAAAATTAATTTAAAAGACAAAACTTTTGAAGAAAAAATGCAACTAAATGCATCATTTATATTAAAAATGACAGCAACTCCAAAAACTGATTTGCCATTAGTTCATCTATCTGAAAAAGATTTAAGTCAAGATGATATTCAACTTTTAAAAACTCAAAAACATTATAATTTTGACTTAGAAACAGGTAATAATTATGATGATGAAGAAATTTTGGAAATAGCTTGTAAAAAATTTAACGAAATTAAAAAACAATATAATGATAATATTAAAGAGCCTGGTTTAGTCGGTATTAACCCTGCAATGCTAATTCAAATTGATAATAGTAGTGAAAAAGATGCCCAAAAAGCGCAAAAATTCGATGAAAATATTAAAAAAATAATTAAAATACTCGAAAAGCATGATCTTAGTTGGGTCAAATATTTTGACCAAAATAAAAAAGAAAGTAATTTGCGCCAAAAATCTAATTTCACATTACGTGATATTTCTAGAAATATGTCTTCAGTTGATGTAATAATTTTTAAAATTGGCCCTGCAACAGGATGAAATATTCCAAGAGCATGCATGTTAGTCCAACTTAGAAATATTTCATCTTCTAATTTAAGTATTCAAACAATTGGTAGAATAAAAAGAAATCCTTGCCCTACGTATAATTTAAGACATAATTCCATTGCTCATGAATATTTTATTTATAGTAATGTTGACCCTGAGGAAAAAAATGTGCTTAAACTTTTTTTGAAGAAAGAATATAAAAATGACATACTTATATCAGGCCAAATCGAACTTCCTGGAATGCCTGTTGAAACTAGAAGTAAAATAATTAATTATAAACAATATGAAAACAATTTTGAATATAAATTTAACAAAGACACCAAACGCGAAGAAATTAAAAAAACTTTTAAAAAATGTTTGGAAGAATATGAAGACGACTATAATGCCAATAAATTTATTTCTATTGATACTGAAGAATATGGTTCAGCAAGATTAATTAAATCAAAAATTTCCAACATTATTGAATTAGAATTAGCAATTATTAGACTTAAAAACAATTTAAAAAAGTATTTTACTTCTAAAATTGAAGACTTTTTTGCCCAAATGAAACAAGATTTTTTATTAGATAAAAAAACAAATAAACAAATTTTAGATTTAATTATTTTGTTAAGATACGGGCGAGAACTTGCTAAAATTTATAAAAAAACAATTAAAGACCAAGTTGAAAACGCTCAGTATAAACTTATTTTTGAAGAATGTTTGCCTAATGAAATTGAATTTAATAGTCCTGAAAATGATAAATCGGTGAAAACTAATGATTCTTCTTTTAGTTATGAAAAAATTGATGATAAAACATCAGAAGATAATCTTCCATTAGATTCAAAAGCAGAACAGTTTTTTGCAAAAAAATTAATAAAAATTAGTAAAGCAAAGCAAAATATTCGTTTTTGAGCTAAAAACCCAGTCAATACTAAATTAGGTTTTCAATACATTAAGGGAAATGAAATTGCAAAATCACATCCTGATTTTTTGGTTAGCAAAGATGGAAATTATTTTTATTTTGAGATCAAAAATTATAAAGATTTTGATCCTGAAAAAACCCAATTATTAATAAGCGGTTATAATCAATATTTCAAAGAAAATCAAATAAATCAAAAAAATTTAACCTTAGCTGTTTGTTGAGTTGATGTTGACAACGGAGACCTTTATTTTGCCGGATCTTCTAATTTAGAGCAAATTCGAGATAAAATTGATTTTAATAAAAAAACAAATAACGATATTAACGATATTAGCAATAAAGAATTTGAAAAAAAAAGAAAACTTATTCCGTCAATGTCTTTAACCGAGATTATAAATTAA
- a CDS encoding restriction endonuclease subunit S, whose product MTNGPGDLPATTAISTNNQLGKYISPKGATILQNVFSATANGNGKVFFQPKPFTILQDSYAFKFKYKINNKKQFYLFFLGSLNKVFQKYSWDNKSTWNRISGELIALPVDNQNQINFDFIEKFTFLIMKIILNEIINYYNKKVEIF is encoded by the coding sequence ATCACAAATGGGCCTGGTGATTTACCGGCAACAACTGCAATTTCGACAAATAATCAACTAGGAAAATATATTAGTCCTAAAGGCGCAACTATTTTGCAAAATGTATTTTCAGCAACTGCAAATGGAAATGGTAAGGTATTTTTCCAACCAAAACCCTTTACAATATTACAAGATTCTTATGCTTTTAAATTCAAATATAAAATAAATAATAAAAAGCAATTTTACCTGTTTTTTCTTGGAAGTTTAAATAAGGTTTTTCAGAAATATTCCTGAGATAATAAATCCACCTGAAACAGAATTAGCGGGGAATTGATTGCTCTTCCAGTCGACAATCAAAACCAAATTAATTTTGACTTTATAGAGAAATTTACATTTCTCATTATGAAAATAATTCTTAATGAGATAATTAATTATTATAATAAAAAGGTTGAAATATTTTAA
- a CDS encoding ATP-binding cassette domain-containing protein, which translates to MIKIENLTKKIDKKTIFDNLNLDIPSKKITFIIGKSGIGKTTLINLIAGFTKKDSGKITFFDENGSEIKKPLVDVVFQDFNLITNISSENNILIANNVINRLLDPKELEQQAKYVSIETRQLKQNVNNLSGGEKQRIAILRSLSRDSDFILLDEPTGNLDFENGISVFENLKNIAKNKTVLVVSHNLEFAKKYADKIIRIEKGKISEENIDKTEQNLAINNEKSSQLVSFKSSSYSKIAKIKQELKTGLLLTLADYKSKWVSTILFVILFLTSIFGTLLFAVLNLNISASNSLKINEYQLDSVLVSKKSERNLTTFTDNEINNLREKNKTIKKITPFFTLPLLSFEYNDKRRLGAPIDYIDESEFFKNRFNFDQKNLIGRNIENINEVIISKELATQLDIKEPKEQEIAVLTGPKDKKTLKVVAINNLVNAKKLNLTFLHHKFGENIELQKSKNRKPDNSQASQIKKIEPIILRLYFENNNLENNIDNFIKNNKDYQIDSSLKGISKFTYDLQNFINLIVGAILIVFIAVLLIQTIFYTKNLTDSKVKLIGILKALRAKTWQIFLYHWLNIIIISFLILVINLSVSLPLIPKIYIWILGEDAIYPSISQIVILIFIIWIAMFFIISFIYLLISWFNYKKPVTKLLKFDHF; encoded by the coding sequence ATGATAAAAATTGAGAATTTAACGAAAAAGATCGATAAGAAAACCATCTTTGATAATCTAAATCTTGATATACCTTCAAAAAAAATAACATTTATAATTGGTAAATCAGGAATTGGGAAAACAACTCTTATTAATTTAATTGCTGGATTTACGAAAAAAGACAGTGGAAAAATTACTTTTTTCGATGAAAATGGTTCTGAAATTAAAAAACCATTAGTCGATGTTGTTTTTCAGGACTTTAATTTAATTACTAATATTTCATCAGAAAATAATATTTTAATTGCAAATAATGTAATAAATAGACTTTTAGACCCAAAAGAATTGGAACAACAGGCTAAATACGTGTCAATTGAAACTCGGCAATTAAAGCAAAATGTAAATAATTTATCAGGTGGCGAAAAACAAAGAATAGCAATTCTCCGTTCGCTTTCAAGAGATAGTGATTTTATTTTACTCGATGAACCAACTGGAAATTTGGATTTTGAAAACGGTATTTCTGTATTTGAAAATCTAAAAAATATTGCAAAAAATAAAACAGTATTAGTAGTCAGTCACAATTTAGAATTTGCAAAAAAATATGCCGACAAGATCATTCGTATTGAAAAAGGAAAAATTTCCGAAGAAAATATTGACAAAACTGAACAAAATTTAGCAATCAACAATGAAAAAAGTAGTCAATTAGTTTCTTTTAAGAGTTCTTCCTATTCAAAAATTGCAAAAATTAAGCAAGAATTAAAAACAGGTTTATTACTTACTCTGGCAGACTATAAATCAAAATGAGTTTCAACCATTTTATTTGTAATACTTTTTCTAACAAGTATTTTTGGGACATTATTATTTGCTGTTTTAAATTTAAATATTTCTGCTTCTAATTCTCTTAAAATTAATGAATATCAACTTGATTCTGTTTTAGTTAGCAAAAAATCAGAAAGAAATTTGACAACCTTCACAGATAATGAAATTAATAATCTCAGAGAAAAAAATAAAACCATAAAAAAAATTACTCCTTTCTTTACTTTGCCATTATTAAGTTTTGAATATAATGACAAAAGAAGGTTAGGAGCACCTATTGATTATATTGATGAAAGTGAATTTTTTAAAAATAGGTTCAATTTTGATCAAAAAAATTTAATTGGAAGAAACATTGAAAACATAAATGAAGTTATAATTTCAAAAGAATTAGCTACACAATTAGATATCAAAGAACCAAAAGAACAAGAAATTGCTGTTTTAACTGGCCCCAAAGATAAAAAAACTTTAAAAGTTGTTGCAATAAATAATTTAGTTAATGCAAAAAAATTAAACCTAACTTTTTTACATCATAAATTCGGTGAAAATATCGAATTACAGAAAAGTAAAAACAGGAAACCAGACAATTCACAAGCCAGTCAAATTAAAAAAATAGAACCAATTATTTTAAGGTTGTATTTTGAAAATAATAATTTGGAAAATAATATTGATAATTTTATTAAGAATAATAAAGACTATCAAATTGACTCCTCATTAAAAGGTATATCAAAATTCACTTATGATTTACAAAATTTTATAAATTTAATTGTTGGAGCAATTTTAATTGTTTTTATAGCAGTTTTATTAATACAAACAATTTTTTATACAAAAAATCTAACTGATTCAAAAGTAAAATTAATAGGAATTCTTAAGGCGCTTCGGGCTAAGACATGGCAGATTTTTCTTTATCATTGATTAAATATAATTATAATTTCATTTCTAATTTTAGTCATTAACTTATCAGTGTCTCTCCCGTTAATTCCAAAAATTTACATCTGAATACTCGGTGAAGATGCCATATATCCTTCGATTTCACAGATAGTAATTTTAATTTTCATAATATGAATAGCAATGTTTTTTATAATTTCGTTTATTTACTTATTGATTTCATGGTTTAATTATAAAAAACCTGTTACAAAATTACTAAAATTCGATCATTTTTAA
- a CDS encoding HsdM family class I SAM-dependent methyltransferase, with translation MKSNISEATIARIFNSELNNMGLNFSLENELLNESIDSALEEYLSKNGKNGGNRPDCKMLLKDELGNSYPILIEYKVGFNKMVKLDSNGYPDLTQLNNVKNYAVNGAIHYARGVRLLTNYTDIIVIGAVGEKNTNGEPRIQVQAWWVSNDNYGKGQLIDEYSDLSFLDKKHFNKFIEEAKKSFLSEEKKDKLRQRSEAEMIVALKKLNNDIYKNELNIEPDTKLYLIVASIIASLGIPYKVTPLNKSELKSSNEKGSQDGEIILNKIANFLKEKQIPTEKRDTLIYSLSPSLKDERLNTPKNGESRIKRIFGKVVDDIGYFFKNGLEIDFAGKLFNEMYSWLGYSEDKDNDVVLTPPYVAKLLVKLARVNQNSYVWDFATGSAGLLVAAMNEMIADAEAKSKSPKELEAKKIKIKTEQLLGIEILPKIHMLAILNMILMGDGSSNLLHKDSLKDFDNKEKFPANAFVLNPPYSAPGNGMNFVKKAFSMMENGYGAIIIQSSAGSGKAKDFNTEILKNNTLLASIKMPIDLFLGKSSVQTHIYVFQVGQSHNKERLVKFIDFSNDGYKRTNRKKAAINLVDNGDAIARYQEVVDLVHIGKDKPNLLDTNCYFKDVIDPKSGTDWNKTKQVDLKPSITDFKKSIGEYLAWEVTEIIRNTKIGSEKEEITKK, from the coding sequence ATGAAATCTAATATTTCAGAAGCCACAATTGCAAGAATCTTCAATTCTGAACTTAATAATATGGGTCTTAATTTTTCACTAGAAAATGAATTGTTAAATGAAAGTATTGATTCTGCGCTTGAGGAATATTTATCCAAAAATGGAAAAAATGGCGGAAATCGCCCTGATTGCAAAATGCTTTTAAAGGACGAACTAGGTAATAGTTATCCTATTTTGATCGAATATAAAGTTGGTTTTAATAAAATGGTAAAACTAGATTCAAATGGATATCCTGATCTTACGCAATTAAATAACGTTAAAAATTATGCAGTAAATGGCGCGATTCATTATGCTAGAGGAGTAAGGTTATTGACTAATTATACCGATATTATTGTAATCGGTGCCGTTGGCGAGAAAAATACCAATGGTGAACCTCGCATCCAAGTTCAGGCTTGGTGAGTCTCAAATGATAATTATGGGAAAGGACAATTAATAGACGAATATAGTGATCTTAGTTTTTTAGACAAAAAACACTTTAATAAATTTATTGAAGAAGCAAAAAAATCGTTTTTAAGTGAGGAGAAAAAAGATAAATTAAGGCAAAGATCAGAAGCCGAAATGATAGTTGCGCTTAAAAAACTTAATAATGATATTTATAAAAATGAGTTAAATATCGAACCTGATACAAAACTATATTTAATTGTAGCTAGTATAATTGCAAGTTTAGGAATTCCTTATAAAGTTACCCCGCTTAATAAATCCGAACTTAAATCATCAAATGAAAAAGGTAGTCAAGATGGGGAAATAATACTGAATAAAATTGCTAATTTCCTAAAAGAAAAACAAATACCAACCGAAAAACGGGATACTTTAATTTATAGTTTATCGCCAAGTCTGAAAGATGAAAGACTAAATACCCCAAAAAACGGCGAGTCAAGAATCAAAAGAATTTTTGGAAAAGTTGTTGATGATATTGGGTATTTTTTCAAAAACGGTTTAGAAATCGACTTTGCCGGAAAACTTTTTAATGAAATGTATTCTTGACTTGGTTACAGCGAGGATAAAGATAATGATGTTGTTCTAACTCCCCCTTATGTTGCGAAATTACTTGTAAAACTTGCTCGGGTTAATCAAAATTCTTATGTTTGAGATTTTGCAACCGGCTCAGCTGGTCTTTTAGTAGCGGCGATGAACGAAATGATTGCCGATGCAGAAGCAAAATCAAAATCACCAAAGGAATTAGAAGCAAAAAAAATCAAAATTAAAACAGAACAATTATTGGGGATCGAAATTTTACCAAAAATTCACATGCTTGCAATATTAAATATGATACTTATGGGTGATGGCTCCTCCAATTTGTTACATAAAGATTCGTTAAAAGACTTTGATAATAAGGAAAAATTTCCGGCAAATGCTTTTGTTTTAAACCCCCCTTATTCTGCACCTGGAAATGGGATGAATTTTGTTAAAAAAGCTTTTTCAATGATGGAAAACGGTTATGGCGCAATTATAATTCAATCTTCTGCAGGTTCAGGTAAGGCAAAAGATTTTAACACTGAAATTTTAAAAAATAATACACTGCTAGCTAGTATTAAAATGCCAATTGATTTATTTTTAGGTAAATCAAGTGTGCAGACACATATTTATGTATTTCAAGTAGGACAAAGTCATAATAAAGAGAGGTTAGTTAAATTTATTGATTTTAGCAATGACGGATATAAAAGAACAAACAGAAAAAAGGCAGCGATTAATTTAGTTGATAATGGTGATGCAATTGCTAGATATCAAGAAGTCGTTGATTTAGTTCATATCGGGAAGGATAAACCCAATTTATTAGATACAAACTGTTATTTTAAAGATGTGATTGATCCAAAATCTGGAACTGATTGAAACAAAACAAAGCAGGTCGATTTAAAACCAAGCATAACCGATTTTAAAAAATCAATTGGCGAATATCTTGCTTGAGAAGTAACAGAAATTATCAGAAATACTAAAATAGGAAGTGAAAAAGAAGAGATAACAAAAAAGTAG
- a CDS encoding restriction endonuclease subunit S, with protein sequence MKQHTHRERERERERERERERERERERERAAFQAEIEDLYLNTIWKEFRIKDIFDVSSSNKVIHANKVKIHDTQIPNTYPYVVRQSKNNGIKGYIHENLQFLNPANTISFAQDTFLSFVQKQKYFTGNNVKVLKYKGKNIIKQKSLMFIAIAIQKVIAKLSWGINSSKESILKTKFLLPIDDQKQINFDFIEKFVVLIEKIIVKELKAAHMAELKAYLLATGFEENEATHTERETLFKRK encoded by the coding sequence ATGAAGCAACACACACACAGAGAGAGAGAGAGAGAGAGAGAGAGAGAGAGAGAGAGAGAGAGAGAGAGAGAGAGAGAGAGAGAGAGAGCCGCTTTTCAAGCGGAAATAGAAGATTTATATCTCAATACAATCTGGAAAGAATTTAGAATTAAAGATATTTTTGATGTTTCAAGTTCAAATAAAGTCATTCATGCTAATAAGGTTAAAATCCATGATACACAGATTCCAAACACTTATCCTTATGTTGTAAGACAAAGTAAAAATAACGGAATTAAAGGATATATTCACGAAAATTTACAATTCTTAAATCCTGCAAACACGATTAGTTTTGCACAAGATACTTTTCTTAGTTTTGTTCAAAAACAAAAATATTTCACTGGTAACAATGTTAAAGTTTTAAAATACAAAGGAAAAAATATAATTAAACAAAAATCATTAATGTTTATCGCAATTGCGATTCAAAAAGTCATTGCAAAATTAAGTTGGGGAATAAATTCTTCAAAAGAAAGTATTTTAAAAACTAAATTCCTTCTGCCAATTGATGATCAAAAGCAAATTAATTTTGATTTTATCGAAAAATTTGTTGTTCTAATTGAGAAAATAATTGTCAAGGAACTTAAAGCCGCGCATATGGCAGAACTTAAAGCCTATTTATTGGCAACTGGGTTTGAAGAAAATGAAGCAACACACACAGAGAGAGAGACGCTTTTCAAGCGGAAATAG